The following are encoded in a window of Tessaracoccus flavescens genomic DNA:
- a CDS encoding glycosyltransferase yields MIQAAHGGQRPLKVAQFTDNYGPGSNGLMYAVQQLEGNLLDAGDEVIVVAPAAKGPNPHHGRAGRTEIRLPSVKVPKMPTRVASGRHFDKTMDKIADLRPDVIHVHGFGTVGALGTWIARRLDIPMLLTWHTDFDAYADHYSAVLPLLTGVVKAFARLTKGEVLDSHDLRLAEVRYEDRGRSTALLLGLCQKMLETADLVTTPSPKTADRCRLISTNANIRVVPNGVDPLPPGPPPFEHPDGPLVLYVGRIAPEKGIPLLADAFTLVHAQRPGARLCVVGDWERYSHIRKVLAAGRDGGRVILPGEQKRDALGAYYGMADVFAFPSLTDTQALVLHEAALAGLPIVSVDHELQLVIEPGVNGEITRPTAASLAAGLLRVIDRLDDEDWTRNASRRSVQLASQWTIESQAQAMLQIYAEVAAGALIPR; encoded by the coding sequence GTGATCCAAGCAGCCCACGGCGGTCAGCGCCCCTTGAAGGTGGCGCAGTTCACTGACAACTACGGGCCTGGCAGCAACGGCCTGATGTACGCCGTCCAGCAGCTGGAGGGCAACCTGCTCGACGCAGGCGACGAGGTGATCGTCGTCGCCCCGGCGGCCAAGGGACCGAACCCGCACCACGGGAGGGCCGGTCGCACCGAGATCCGGCTGCCGTCGGTGAAGGTGCCGAAGATGCCCACCCGCGTCGCGAGCGGCAGGCACTTCGACAAGACGATGGACAAGATCGCCGACCTGCGGCCGGACGTGATCCACGTGCACGGCTTCGGCACTGTCGGCGCCCTCGGCACCTGGATCGCCCGCAGGCTCGACATCCCCATGCTGCTGACCTGGCACACCGACTTCGACGCCTACGCCGACCACTACTCCGCCGTCCTTCCCCTCCTGACCGGCGTGGTGAAGGCGTTCGCCCGGCTGACGAAGGGCGAGGTGCTCGACTCCCACGACCTGCGCCTCGCCGAGGTCCGCTACGAGGACCGGGGCAGGTCGACCGCCCTGCTGCTCGGCCTGTGCCAGAAGATGCTCGAGACGGCCGACCTCGTCACCACCCCTTCACCGAAGACCGCCGACCGGTGTCGCCTGATCTCGACCAACGCCAACATCCGGGTCGTGCCGAACGGCGTCGATCCGCTGCCACCCGGCCCCCCACCGTTCGAGCATCCGGACGGACCGCTCGTGCTCTACGTCGGCCGGATCGCCCCGGAGAAGGGCATCCCGCTGCTCGCCGACGCCTTCACGCTCGTGCACGCGCAGCGTCCCGGCGCCCGGTTGTGCGTCGTGGGCGACTGGGAACGCTACTCGCACATCCGCAAGGTGCTGGCCGCCGGGCGCGACGGCGGGCGGGTCATCCTCCCGGGCGAGCAGAAGCGGGACGCTCTCGGGGCGTACTACGGCATGGCCGACGTGTTCGCCTTCCCGTCGCTGACCGACACCCAGGCGCTCGTGCTGCACGAGGCCGCCCTCGCGGGGCTGCCAATCGTCTCCGTCGACCACGAACTGCAGCTGGTGATCGAGCCAGGGGTCAACGGCGAGATCACCCGCCCGACTGCCGCGTCGCTTGCGGCGGGCCTGCTGCGCGTGATCGACCGGCTCGACGACGAGGACTGGACGCGCAACGCGTCGCGCCGCTCCGTGCAGCTGGCGTCGCAGTGGACGATCGAATCCCAGGCGCAGGCCATGCTGCAGATCTACGCAGAGGTCGCGGCGGGCGCGCTGATCCCGCGCTGA
- a CDS encoding glycerate kinase — translation MRVVIAPDSFKGTVMAAAAAQAIATGWRRARPDDDLVLAPMADGGEGTLDAFETLTGAIRVPVAVVDALGGPRVASWVRLPDGTGVVELAECCGLLTIEHLAPRQAHTVGFGLAIRAALEAGVERLLLGIGGSASTDGGAGLLSALGVELLDAGGALVERPGNVELPDIVALGGSPLRPPTGGATILCDVTNPLLGTDGAAAVFGPQKGGASLVDELDANLASWARLLGADVDAPGSGAAGGVGYALQWWGAETASGARRVAEAIGLDRAIDGCDLVVTGEGSFDAQSGSGKAVSVVRDLAGDHRVAVIAGRIEADTSALAAARSLSELHGGRALEETEVVLAKAARTLAEGWRD, via the coding sequence ATGCGCGTGGTGATAGCCCCTGATTCGTTCAAAGGCACCGTGATGGCGGCTGCGGCCGCACAGGCCATCGCCACCGGGTGGCGGCGGGCGAGACCGGACGACGACCTGGTGCTCGCACCCATGGCGGACGGGGGTGAGGGCACCCTCGACGCGTTCGAGACGCTGACGGGGGCGATCCGCGTGCCGGTCGCCGTCGTCGACGCGCTCGGCGGCCCCCGCGTGGCCTCTTGGGTGCGCCTGCCGGACGGGACGGGGGTGGTCGAGCTCGCCGAGTGCTGCGGGCTGCTGACCATCGAGCACCTCGCGCCGAGGCAGGCGCACACCGTCGGCTTCGGGCTCGCGATCCGCGCGGCCCTCGAGGCGGGCGTGGAACGGCTGCTGCTCGGCATCGGCGGCAGCGCCTCCACCGACGGCGGGGCGGGGTTGCTCTCCGCGCTCGGGGTGGAACTGCTGGACGCGGGAGGGGCCCTTGTCGAGCGTCCCGGCAATGTGGAGCTGCCCGACATCGTCGCGCTCGGAGGCAGCCCGCTCCGCCCTCCCACGGGCGGCGCCACGATCCTCTGCGATGTGACCAACCCGCTCCTCGGGACCGATGGCGCGGCCGCCGTCTTCGGGCCGCAGAAGGGAGGCGCCTCGCTGGTGGACGAGTTGGACGCCAACCTCGCTAGCTGGGCGCGCCTGCTCGGCGCGGACGTCGACGCGCCGGGTTCGGGGGCGGCGGGCGGGGTCGGCTACGCGTTGCAGTGGTGGGGCGCGGAGACTGCCTCGGGTGCTCGGCGCGTGGCCGAGGCGATCGGTCTCGACCGCGCGATCGACGGCTGCGACCTCGTGGTGACAGGTGAGGGGAGCTTCGACGCGCAGAGCGGCTCAGGCAAGGCCGTCTCCGTCGTGCGCGACCTCGCGGGCGACCACAGGGTCGCGGTGATCGCAGGCAGGATCGAGGCCGACACCTCCGCGCTCGCCGCGGCTCGTTCGCTGTCCGAGCTGCACGGGGGCCGCGCGCTCGAGGAGACGGAGGTGGTCCTCGCCAAGGCGGCGCGGACGCTGGCCGAGGGCTGGCGGGACTAG
- the cydC gene encoding thiol reductant ABC exporter subunit CydC, which translates to MRLVSDLIAAVPNGRRRMICAVLLAALASASSVALMGVSAWLISFAALAPPVLYLQPAAVGVRAFGIARGAFRYVERIVGHDVALRMQAALRVRVYDKLAATTLIGRRRGDLLTRVVSDVTAIQDVVVRVVIPFASAAVVVIGTTVMLAVFNVASALALLVTAVLAGVVAPLWTQRMSLRPDQESVPTRGRLADGIRELALTSTDLVAYDADGEELDRLLAVDDELRRQESRGAWVRGIANGVQILAAGIAVGAALIFGTAAISSGALDPRFLAVLALTPLAMHEVLSTFAQAAQTYTRARSALDRITELLDEPPVGTGDVTPGTAAEPGLTLIDATVGWPTSGPVQSGVDLSVTPGSRVALVGPSGVGKTTIAATAMGLIPPISGEVVRGGRVGYLEQDAHIFATTVAENVRIGDRDATPDQITLALTRAGLPIDPDRRIGEGGGTLSGGERRRLALSRLLVGEHDLIILDEPTEHLDRETADALMRDVWAAFDGDPVLVITHDPDVVAACDRTHRLSR; encoded by the coding sequence ATGAGGCTCGTCTCCGACCTGATCGCGGCCGTCCCCAACGGTCGACGCCGCATGATCTGCGCCGTCCTGCTCGCGGCCCTCGCCTCCGCCTCCTCCGTGGCGCTGATGGGGGTCTCCGCCTGGCTGATCTCCTTCGCCGCGCTCGCCCCTCCGGTGCTGTATCTGCAGCCGGCGGCGGTCGGGGTGCGCGCCTTCGGCATCGCGCGCGGAGCGTTCCGCTACGTCGAGCGGATCGTCGGCCACGACGTGGCATTGCGGATGCAGGCGGCCCTCCGGGTGCGCGTCTACGACAAGCTGGCAGCCACGACGCTGATCGGCCGACGGCGCGGCGACCTGCTCACCCGCGTCGTCTCCGACGTGACCGCCATCCAGGACGTCGTGGTGCGCGTCGTGATCCCCTTCGCCTCCGCGGCGGTGGTCGTGATCGGCACAACGGTGATGCTCGCCGTGTTCAACGTTGCGAGCGCACTCGCCCTGCTTGTCACCGCCGTCCTCGCGGGCGTCGTCGCGCCGTTGTGGACGCAGCGGATGAGCTTGCGGCCGGACCAGGAGTCCGTCCCCACGCGTGGCCGGCTCGCCGACGGGATCCGCGAGCTGGCGCTCACCTCCACCGACCTGGTGGCCTACGACGCCGACGGGGAGGAACTCGACCGGCTGCTCGCCGTCGACGACGAACTGCGCAGACAAGAGTCAAGGGGCGCCTGGGTGCGCGGGATCGCGAACGGCGTCCAGATCCTCGCGGCGGGGATCGCCGTGGGCGCCGCGCTCATCTTCGGCACGGCCGCCATCTCCTCCGGGGCGCTCGACCCGCGCTTCCTCGCCGTCCTCGCGCTCACGCCGCTCGCCATGCACGAGGTGCTCAGCACCTTCGCCCAGGCGGCGCAGACCTACACCCGCGCCCGCTCAGCGCTCGACCGGATCACAGAGCTGCTCGACGAGCCGCCGGTAGGCACCGGCGACGTCACGCCGGGCACCGCTGCCGAGCCGGGCCTCACGCTGATCGACGCGACGGTCGGCTGGCCCACCTCGGGGCCGGTGCAGAGCGGCGTCGACCTGAGCGTCACGCCGGGCAGCAGGGTGGCGCTCGTCGGCCCTTCCGGGGTGGGCAAGACGACGATCGCGGCCACCGCCATGGGCCTGATCCCGCCGATCTCCGGTGAGGTGGTCCGCGGCGGCAGGGTCGGCTACCTGGAACAGGACGCGCACATCTTCGCCACGACGGTCGCCGAGAACGTGCGCATCGGGGACCGGGACGCCACGCCAGACCAGATCACGCTTGCCCTCACCCGCGCGGGCCTGCCGATCGACCCCGACCGGCGCATCGGAGAGGGCGGGGGCACCCTCTCGGGAGGCGAGCGCCGCAGGCTCGCCCTCTCCCGGCTGCTCGTCGGCGAGCACGACCTGATCATCCTCGATGAGCCCACCGAGCACCTTGACCGGGAGACCGCCGATGCGCTGATGCGCGACGTGTGGGCGGCCTTCGACGGCGACCCGGTGCTGGTGATCACCCACGACCCGGACGTGGTCGCCGCCTGCGACCGGACGCACCGCCTGTCGCGCTGA